Genomic segment of Natranaerobius trueperi:
TTCTTTTTAGATCAACCTTTGGTAGCTGCCATTTTATTAGGTGTTCTTTTAGGTATTGGATTAGCTTGCTGTTTTGCATCTACTACTCCTGCTGTAATTAAATGGTTTCCTCCTAATCAAAAGGGAAAGGTTACAGGCTTTGTTGTTACAAGTACCGGACTTGCAGCTTTAATAATGTCACCTTTTATACAACGATTAGTTAATTTCGGTATAACCGAAGCTTTTGTAATAAGTGGAATAATTCTTCTGATTGGTATTTTTGTTCTAGCACAATTAATTACTGAACCCCCTCTTAAAATAAAAGATCTGCGTAGAATACATAACAAAAATACTACAAAAATAGACCCACGTTTATTTAAGTTTTGGATCATGTTCTTTTTAACTACGGGTACTGGTGTAACAATTTCTTCACATTTAGTAAATATTATGCAAGTTCAAGCTAGCTCTGAGAAAGGCTATATTGCAGTTGCTTTATTTTCTTTAGGAAATGCAGCCGGAAGAATGATTGGAGGAATTCTTTCAGATAAAATTGGACGCATCAAGTCAATGCGAGGGGTATTCAGTATAATTGTAATAATGATCATTTTAGGACTAGGAGCTAGCACTTCAATTCAAATAATAGTAGTTTTTTCACTTTTAGCACTAGCTTTTGGTAGTTTATTTAGTATATTCCCATCAGCAATTGTTAAGCTTTTTGGTGAATCAAGTTTTGGTTTTAATTATGGGATTGTATTTACCGGTTTAGGCGCTGCTGGCATTTTTCCATATCTAGGTGGAACTTTATATGAAATACAAGGAAGCTACTTTTTCACTTATTTGTTGTTGCTTATCACTACAATAAGTGCACTTTTAATATCTTTGAAAGTAAGGTCTGATTAACTTATTAATAAAGGGTGAGCTATATCTATGTATAGAAAAATACTAGTTTTGATACTTATTCTACTATTATTATTTACTATAGATTTTTTGTATTTTGAGAATCGAATTTACCATGGTATAACAATTGAAAACATTAATATTGGTGGTAAAACTGTTTCCGAAGTTGAAAAAATTTTAGAAGAAATAACAGTTGATTTTATCGGGCCAGAAGGAAATACCCATTCCGTTTCTTTAGAAGATATAGGAATAAACTTAGATAAATCAAGTACAATCAAAAAAACATATGAAGTAGGTCGTACATCAATTTATCCCATTAATCTCT
This window contains:
- a CDS encoding MFS transporter; its protein translation is MHLYQGWKVVLAGAGINFLVGINYTWSIYATGLVEQLGWNYSQASLPYSLFLLCYAFLMVPTGWAQDHVGSRPIISLGSIFSGLAFISFIFFLDQPLVAAILLGVLLGIGLACCFASTTPAVIKWFPPNQKGKVTGFVVTSTGLAALIMSPFIQRLVNFGITEAFVISGIILLIGIFVLAQLITEPPLKIKDLRRIHNKNTTKIDPRLFKFWIMFFLTTGTGVTISSHLVNIMQVQASSEKGYIAVALFSLGNAAGRMIGGILSDKIGRIKSMRGVFSIIVIMIILGLGASTSIQIIVVFSLLALAFGSLFSIFPSAIVKLFGESSFGFNYGIVFTGLGAAGIFPYLGGTLYEIQGSYFFTYLLLLITTISALLISLKVRSD